One Panicum virgatum strain AP13 chromosome 3N, P.virgatum_v5, whole genome shotgun sequence DNA segment encodes these proteins:
- the LOC120667383 gene encoding uncharacterized protein LOC120667383, translated as MAKAGVPHQAGVVALLLCLLLVLSSAVTTTAEAGGQLGRRDGAVLVTAAATATSATVMGRRLGKVMREEMEVDDAIGVGESKRRSPGGPDPQHH; from the coding sequence ATGGCGAAGGCTGGCGTCCCGCATCAGGCCGGTGTGGTAGCGCTGCTGCTGTGCCTCCTGCTGGTTCTGTCGTCCGCCGTGACGACGACGGCCGAGGCCGGCGGGCAGCTGGGGAGGCGGGATGGTGCCGTGTTGGTgactgcggcggcgacggcgacttcCGCGACCGTGATGGGGCGGCGGCTCGGGAAGGTAATGCGAGAGGAGATGGAGGTGGACGACGCCATCGGCGTCGGCGAGTCCAAGAGGCGGAGCCCCGGCGGGCCTGACCCTCAGCACCACTGA
- the LOC120664656 gene encoding gibberellin 2-beta-dioxygenase 3-like, with amino-acid sequence MVAITAPSSMEQIPLTRCPKANAGQAAAAIPCVDLSAPGAAAAVADACRSVGFFRATNHGVPAGVVDALESRAMAFFALPAQDKVDMSGAAQPLGYGSKTIGSNGDVGWLEYLLLSVSSNSVRVSSLPPPLRTALEEYTAAVREVGGRVLELIAEGLGVDRALLRSMVVGREGGDELVRVNHYPPCPLRAPGDCGVTGFGEHTDPQIISVLRSNCTAGLQIKLRDGRWVPVPPDPESFFVNVGDSLQVLTNGRFRSVKHRVAAPEGAQSRLSVIYFGGPAASQLIAPLPQVMQDGEQSLYREFTWGEYKRAAYKTRLGDHRLGPFELRAAAAAAAAASEPADPQPHCSTSSSTCMPQQQVAQVY; translated from the exons ATGGTGGCGATCAcggcgccgagctcgatggAGCAGATCCCGCTGACGCGGTGCCCCAAGGCCAATGCGGGCCAGGCGGCCGCGGCCATCCCGTGCGTCGACCTGTcggcgccgggcgcggcggcggcggtggcggacgcGTGCCGCAGCGTGGGCTTCTTCCGCGCGACCAACCACGGCGTGCCGGCGGGAGTCGTCGACGCGCTGGAGTCCCGCGCGATGGCGTTCTTCGCGCTGCCCGCCCAGGACAAGGTGGACATGTCCGGCGCCGCCCAGCCCCTGGGCTACGGCAGCAAGACCATCGGCTCCAACGGCGACGTCGGGTGGCTGGAGTACCTCCTGCTGTCCGTCAGCTCCAACTCCGTCAGGGTctcctccctgccgccgccgctccg GACGGCATTGGAGGAGTACACGGCGGCGGTGCGCGAGGTGGGCGGGCGGGTGCTGGAGCTGATAGCGGAGGGGCTCGGCGTGGACCGCGCGCTGCTGCGGTCGATGGTGGTGGGGCGGGAAGGCGGCGACGAGCTGGTGCGGGTGAACCACTACCCGCCCTGCCCGCTGCGGGCGCCGGGGGACTGCGGCGTGACGGGGTTCGGGGAGCACACGGACCCGCAGATCATCTCCGTGCTCAGGTCCAACTGCACCGCGGGCCTGCAGATCAAGCTCCGGGACGGCAGGTGGGTCCCCGTGCCCCCCGACCCGGAATCCTTCTTCGTCAACGTCGGAGACTCGCTGCAG GTCCTGACGAACGGGCGGTTCCGGAGCGTGAAGCAccgggtggcggcgccggaggggGCGCAGTCGCGGCTGTCCGTGATCTACttcggcgggccggcggcgtcgcagCTGATCGCGCCGTTGCCGCAGGTGATGCAGGACGGGGAGCAGAGCCTGTACCGGGAGTTCACCTGGGGCGAGTACAAGCGCGCCGCCTACAAGACCCGCCTCGGCGACCACCGGCTCGGCCCCTTcgagctgcgcgccgccgccgccgccgccgccgccgccagcgagcCCGCCGATCCGCAGCCGCActgcagcaccagcagcagcacctgcaTGCCCCAGCAGCAGGTGGCGCAGGTGTACTAG